A stretch of the Agelaius phoeniceus isolate bAgePho1 chromosome 1, bAgePho1.hap1, whole genome shotgun sequence genome encodes the following:
- the MAF1 gene encoding repressor of RNA polymerase III transcription MAF1 homolog → MKLLENSSFEAINSQLTVETGDAHIIGRIESYSCKLAGIDKQLFKQFCQEGQPHALEALSPPQSSGLSPGRQGEGPLSDTCSRKTLFYLIATLNEAFRPDYDFSAAKSHEFSREPSLNWVINAVNCSLFSAVREDFKALKPLLWDAVDEEICLAECDIYSYNPDLDSDPFGEDGSLWSFNYFFYNKRLKRIVFFTCRSISGYAYTRPDTGTELDMDLGEGDTEKGDSGDPEGGGIEEDRLQVMCM, encoded by the exons ATGAAGCTGCTGGAGAACTCCAGCTTCGAGGCCATCAACTCCCAGCTGACCGTGGAGACCGGAGACGCCCACATCATCGGCAG GATCGAGAGCTACTCGTGCAAGCTGGCCGGCATTGACAAGCAGCTCTTCAAGCAGTTCTGCCAGGAGGGGCAGCCCCACGCGCTGGAGGCCCTGAGCCCGCCCCAGAGCTCCGGCCTCAGCCCCGGCAG GCAGGGGGAGGGCCCGCTCAGTGACACGTGCAGCCGCAAGACGCTGTTCTACCTGATCGCCACCCTGAACGAGGCCTTCCGGCCCGACTACGACTTCAGCGCTGCCAAGAGCCACGAGTTCAGCCGCGAGCCCAGCCTCAACTGG GTGATAAATGCCGTGAACTGCAGCCTCTTCTCGGCCGTGCGCGAGGATTTCAAGGCGCTGAAGCCGCTGCTGTGGGACGCGGTGGATGAGGAGATCTGCCTGGCCGAGTGCGACATCTACAG CTACAACCCCGACCTGGACTCGGATCCCTTCGGGGAGGACGGCAGCCTCTGGTCCTTCAATTACTTCTTCTACAacaagaggctgaagaggaTCGTCTTCTTCACCTGCCGCTCCATCAG TGGCTACGCCTACACCCGGCCGGACACCGGGACCGAGCTGGACATGGACCTGGGCGAGGGGGACACCGAGAAGGGCGACAGCGGCGACCCCGAGGGCGGCGGCATCGAGGAGGACAG GCTGCAGGTGATGTGCATGTGA